AGGGCTTGCTAAGATTTTAAAGGAGGGGAAGACAGCAAAAGAGGTAGTTGAAGAGATTAAAAAGGGCAAATATACTAAATCAATTAAAGATCCCATTTATTGGGTCTTTACCGATGATCTCATTTCCAAATTTGGCTGGATTTATTATTTTGGAAGTTATGATTTTGATAAAAGGGAAGGTATTTTTGGTAAAATCATCGCCCCTACCTGTAAAATTATAGCCTCAAATCTTATTCAATGCCCTGAATTACAGGATGCAATTATTGATCTTAATAACGGGATAATATCTGTTAAAAATGCTTCGGTTCCTTTGAAAAATTTTTATTATTATGATGGAAAAACTTTAACTGAAAAGAAATTTTTTGAACAGGGTTATACGATTGAGATTGTAAAAACTGCTTCTAATCAAACCGGTCTTTTTCTTGTTGAGCCTCCTGCAGATAACTCGCTCTTTAATCAAATGTTTCTTTTAAGAAAATATGATCCTAAATATTTTGAATTAGTTTATGATGATTTTCCTCATGCAGTTATATATCGTGTTAAACCTGAATAGAGGAGGGAAAGATGATTCTCAATCTTAAAGATCTTCAAATGGAAAAACATCCCAAATTTAAAGGTGTAAAGATTGGTTTTTTGGTGACCAAGGAAAAACATCCTGAGCTAAGTATCACAGTTCTTGAAATTGATCCCGGTATAGAAATTCCAATTCATCAACATGAAAAGGAGGTTGATAGTATCTTTCTTTTAGAGGGTGAGGGAGAGGTTTATCTTGAAGATAAGTGGCAAAAGATTAAATCCGGTGATGTAATTGTTGTATCCCCTGGTATAAGGCATGGTGTAAAAAATACAGGTTCAACTAAGATGAGATGTTACATTGTTCATGCTCCAGCCCTCTGGTAGAATTTAATCTTTCTTAAACGAGGCAAAAGAGGTGATAAGAGTATGGAAATTCATGATAAGGCAAGAATTTTAATCTCAGCTCTTCCCTATTTTAGGGATTTTTATGGCAAGATTCTGGTGATTAAATATGGTGGACATGCCATGGTGGCTGAAGATCTAAAACAGGCCTTTGCTCAGGATATAGTGCTAATGAAATATGTAGGTATAAAGCCTATTATTGTTCACGGAGGTGGGCCTCAAATTACGCAGGTCATGGAAAAAATGGGGTTAAAGCCAACTTTTATTGAGGGGCAGAGGGTAACTGATGAGGAGACCATGAATGTTGTTGAAATGGTCTTAGTTGGAACGGTCAATAAAAAGATTGTTAGCCTTATAAATCAAGCAGGCGGGCTTGCTGTTGGACTTTCAGGAAGAGACGGGAATCTTGTTGAGGTTGAAAAAATGACCCTTTATAAATACACTGGTGAGGATAGACCTCCTGAAATCATTGATATAGGAAGGGTAGGGAAGGTAAGGCAAGTAAATCCTGCGGTGCTTTTTACATTAATTGAAAGGGGATTTATTCCAGTAATAGCTCCGGTGGGAGTGGGACCTGAGGGTGATGCTTACAATGTTAATGCAGATCTTGTGGCAGGGGCTATTGCTTCAGCCATAAAGGCAGAAAAACTTATTTACCTCTCAGATGTAGAAGGTGTTAAAGATGAAAAGGGAAAACTTATTTCAACTCTATTTATTCATGATATTGAAGATCTCTTAGAAAGGGGCATTGCTAAGGGAGGTATGATTCCAAAACTTAAGAGTGCTCGCAAGGCAATAACCACAGGGGTAAAAAAGGTCCATATTATAGATGGAAGAGTTCCCCATAGTCTTCTTATTGAACTATTTACAGATGAGGGCTTAGGTACTCAAATCCTTTCTGCGGAGGAACCAGATGGAGGAGATCCTTCTTGAAAAAAGTTATGATCCAAAAAAGGTAGAGGACAAATGGTATAAGATCTGGGAAGAAAAGAGGCTCTTTGAACCCACCTATGACCCGAAAAAACCCAAATTTTCAATGGTTATCCCTCCTCCCAATGTGACTGGCTCTCTTCATATTGGGCATGCTCTAAATAACACCATTCAGGATCTCTTGGCACGATATAAAAGGATGGATGGCTTTGATGTGCTCTGGGTGCCTGGCACAGATCATGCTGGAATTGCAACCCAAAATGTAGTTGAGAGAGAACTAAGTAAAGAGGGGCTAAGTAGAGCTGATCTTGGGAGAGAGAGGTTTTTGCAAAAGGTTTGGGAATGGAAAGAACGCTTTGGAAATCGCATTATTGAACAGCTCAAAAAACTTGGAGCAAGCTGTAGCTGGAGTTATCAAAGGTTTACTATGGACGAAGGCCTTTCAAGGGCTGTAAGAGAGGTGTTTTGTAAACTCTGGGAAGAGGGACTTATTTATCAAGGAGATTATATCATAAACTGGTGCCCAAGATGCTACACTGCCTTAGCTGATCTGGAGGTGGAATTTGAGCCCACAGCAGGAAAACTTTGGTATCTGAAATATCCCCTTGAGGATAGCTCTGGTTATATAGTTGTTGCAACCACCCGTCCAGAGACCATGCTTGGGGATACAGCAGTTGCTGTGCATCCCGAGGATGCAAGATATAGAGCTTTAATAGGTAAAAGGTTAAGGCTACCACTTTTGGGAAGATTAATCCCTATTATTGCTGACAAAGTAGTAGATCCTGAGTTTGGAACAGGAGCTGTAAAGGTTACTCCAGCACATGATTTTAATGATTTTGAAATGGCTAAAAGGCATGGACTTCCTTCAGTTAAAGTTATTGACGAATCAGGAGTTATGACTAAGGAAGCTGGCCCATATGCGGGATTGGATAGATTTACAGCAAGAAAGGAGGTGCTCAAAGATTTACAGGAAGGTGGTTTTCTATTAAAGGAAGAGGATTATGAAGTTGTTCTTGGGCATTGTTATCGCTGTGGAACAATTATTGAACCTCTTCTATCAAAGCAATGGTTTGTAAAAATGAAACCCCTTGCTCAACCTGCTATATCAGCAGTGGACTATGGATTTATAAATTTTTATCCTGATAGCTGGAAAAACCTTTATTTTGATTGGATGAGAAACATTAGAGACTGGTGTATTTCCCGTCAGATTTGGTGGGGGCATAGGATTCCTGTTTGGTATTGTGAGTCCTGTGGTGAAATAAATGTCTCAAGAGAGGACCCTAATAGGTGTTCTGCCTGTGGAGGAGAGAATCTCAGAGCTGAAGAGGATGTCCTTGATACCTGGTTTTCTTCTGCCCTCTGGCCCTTTTCAACCTTAGGATGGCCTGAAAAAACAGAGACCCTTAAGGCCTTTTATCCCACCTCAGTCCTTGTAACAAGCTTTGATATAATATTTTTTTGGGTTGCTCGCATGATTATGATGGGAGAGCACTTTATGGGGGCTATTCCCTTTAAAAAGGTTTATATTCATGCCCTGGTAAGAGATGAAAAAGGCCAAAAGATGAGCAAAAGTAAGGGGAATGTTATTGATCCCTTAGAGATGATAGAGAACTTTGGCTGTGATGCCCTGAGGTTTACTCTTATTGCCCTTGCTGCTCAGGGAAGAGACATTAAGCTTTCTATTGATCGTATAGAAGGCTATAAACACTTTATCAATAAGATCTGGAATGCGGGAAGATTTGTTCTCATGAACCTTAAGGATCTTAATAAGGATGATTTTGCTGAAATTGATTATAAAGATTTACCGCTTTTTTCTCGGTGGATCCTTTCCAAACTGAATGAAACTATTCTTTATGTTAGAGAAAAACTTGAGGAGTTTGAATTTGACCAGTCTGCTATGAGACTTTATCACTTTTTCTGGGACAATTTCTGCGATTGGTATCTTGAGATTGCTAAGGTTTACCTCCAAGATAAGAA
This window of the Caldimicrobium thiodismutans genome carries:
- the argB gene encoding acetylglutamate kinase; amino-acid sequence: MEIHDKARILISALPYFRDFYGKILVIKYGGHAMVAEDLKQAFAQDIVLMKYVGIKPIIVHGGGPQITQVMEKMGLKPTFIEGQRVTDEETMNVVEMVLVGTVNKKIVSLINQAGGLAVGLSGRDGNLVEVEKMTLYKYTGEDRPPEIIDIGRVGKVRQVNPAVLFTLIERGFIPVIAPVGVGPEGDAYNVNADLVAGAIASAIKAEKLIYLSDVEGVKDEKGKLISTLFIHDIEDLLERGIAKGGMIPKLKSARKAITTGVKKVHIIDGRVPHSLLIELFTDEGLGTQILSAEEPDGGDPS
- a CDS encoding cupin domain-containing protein, with product MILNLKDLQMEKHPKFKGVKIGFLVTKEKHPELSITVLEIDPGIEIPIHQHEKEVDSIFLLEGEGEVYLEDKWQKIKSGDVIVVSPGIRHGVKNTGSTKMRCYIVHAPALW
- a CDS encoding valine--tRNA ligase, which codes for MEEILLEKSYDPKKVEDKWYKIWEEKRLFEPTYDPKKPKFSMVIPPPNVTGSLHIGHALNNTIQDLLARYKRMDGFDVLWVPGTDHAGIATQNVVERELSKEGLSRADLGRERFLQKVWEWKERFGNRIIEQLKKLGASCSWSYQRFTMDEGLSRAVREVFCKLWEEGLIYQGDYIINWCPRCYTALADLEVEFEPTAGKLWYLKYPLEDSSGYIVVATTRPETMLGDTAVAVHPEDARYRALIGKRLRLPLLGRLIPIIADKVVDPEFGTGAVKVTPAHDFNDFEMAKRHGLPSVKVIDESGVMTKEAGPYAGLDRFTARKEVLKDLQEGGFLLKEEDYEVVLGHCYRCGTIIEPLLSKQWFVKMKPLAQPAISAVDYGFINFYPDSWKNLYFDWMRNIRDWCISRQIWWGHRIPVWYCESCGEINVSREDPNRCSACGGENLRAEEDVLDTWFSSALWPFSTLGWPEKTETLKAFYPTSVLVTSFDIIFFWVARMIMMGEHFMGAIPFKKVYIHALVRDEKGQKMSKSKGNVIDPLEMIENFGCDALRFTLIALAAQGRDIKLSIDRIEGYKHFINKIWNAGRFVLMNLKDLNKDDFAEIDYKDLPLFSRWILSKLNETILYVREKLEEFEFDQSAMRLYHFFWDNFCDWYLEIAKVYLQDKNLKRGTQVVLHRVFSDTLKLLHPFIPFITEELWSFLPFKEKENLLKESYPRTFEIAFSPEERHLTDHIFEIITAIRNVKAEYNLAPNRDIPVFYVNTGDIINKVRNEEKIITTLSRVEDINFVEKHEKQKGEVAFILTSGELFLNLTKHLDFKKEKNKLLKEMEKIEKKMKLLNEKLSNPQFLEKAPQEIIEKEKKTFYELSERAKKIKKLLEEIEYACR